Part of the Mycolicibacterium thermoresistibile genome, CAGCCCGACCTGGACATGCGGGTCGGCCAGATAGGCGTCCGGGGCGATGTAGACGATGTCGCTCAATGCCACCAGGCTGCAACCCAATCCGACGGCCGGCCCGTTCACCGCGGCCACCACCGGAACCCGGCACCGGGTCATGCCGAGCACGATCTCCCGGCCGTGCTGCAACGTCTTGGCCCGCAATCGCGGATCCTCACCGAGTTCGGCGAGGTAGGCGTAATCCCCGCCGGCGGAGAAGGCCCGGCCGGCGCCGGTGAGGACCGCCGCGCGGGCGTCATAGTCCTCGCTGAGCCGGTCCCACAGCTTCGCCAGACCCTCGTGCAGCGGGTCGTTGACGGCGTTGAGCGCATCGGGCCGGTTCAGCGTGATGATCCGGATATCACCGTCGGCTCGGACGTCGATTTCCGGTGGCATGTCATACATTCGGTGTCCTCCGCTCTTCGCGCAAGCGCTCATCGCATTGTCAGCCCCAGGATTCGGCCGGCGATGATGTTCTTCTGGATCTGCGAGGTGCCGCCCATCACGCTCTGCGCCCGGCTGTAGAGGTAGGCGGCCAGCATTTCGGGGTCCCGGGTCCCGCTGACGGCCAGCGCCGCATGCCCCACCGACTGCTCGGTCCAGGTCATCAGCAACTTGTCCAGCGATCCCTGCGGACCGTGCTGGATGCCGTCGAGTTGTTCGGAGAGCCGGCGGCGCACATGCAGGCGCAGCATCTCGGCCTCCACCGCCGCCCACACCAGTTCCTCCGGTGGACGGCCCTCGACCCGGTCCGCCATCTGCCGCACCAGCTTTCCGTACCGCGCCGAGTAGCCCAGGGTGGACGGTTCGCGTTCGTGGCTCACCACGGTCATGGCCAGCTTCCAGCCCTCGCCGGGTTCACCGACCATCTGGTCCGCCGGCGCGACCGCACCGTCGAACGTCACCTGTCCGAATTCGGTGGTGACACCGTTGATCATCTTCAGCGGCCGCTGCTGGACCCCGGGTTGGTGCATGTCGACGATGAACGCCGAGATGCCCTTGTGCTTGGGGACGTTCTTGTCGGTGCGGGCCAGCACCAGACACCAGTCGGCCACGTCGGAGTAACTGGTCCAGATCTTGTGGCCGTTGATGACCCAGTGGTCACCCTCGCGGGTCGCGGTGGTGGTCAGCGACGCCAGGTCGGAACCCGCTCCGGGCTCGGAGAAGCCCTGGCACCAGCGCTCGGTGCCGTTGATCATCCCCGGCAGGAAGCGCTGTTGCAGTTCCTCGCTGCCGTGGTGACCGAGGCCGACGACCAGATAGCCCAGGCTGGGCCGCGGCGGTGCACCCGCCCGGGCCAGCTCCTCGTCGACGATGACGTCGTACACCGGCGGCAGGTCCTGCCCGCCGTACTCCTTCGGCCATGAGGTGCCGAAGAAGCCGGCCTGATACAGCGCCTGATGCCACTCGCCCTGTTTGGCCCAGTAGTCGTCCCCGGACGCGGTGAAGGCGGCGGCGTTGTCGGCCAACCAGTTCCGCAACCGTTGGCGGAACGCCGCTTCGTCGGGTGAATCACGAAAATCCAAGGTCGATGTCCTCCAGCTTGACGGGCCACAGATCGGTGGATGTCAGCACGCGGCGCAGGAACACATGCGCCAGGCACTCCCAGGTGTTGCCGATTCCGCCGTGCACCTGGATCGCCGTCTCGCAGACGGTGCGGGCGGCGCGGGCGCAGTAGATCTTGGCGTAGCGCCCGGCCCGCACCGCCTCGTCGGCGGGTAGTTCGTCGACCGCCCACGCGGCGTGGCGCAGCACGCTGATCGACCCCTCGATCAGCGCCAGCCCCTCGGCCAACATGTGCGCGACCGCCTGATAGGAGCCGATCGGCGCGCCGTACTGTTCCCGCACCTTGGCGTAGTCCACCGCCAGCGCGTGCGCGCCGCGCGCGGCGCCCAGAATGTCGGCCGAGGTCACCGCCAGGGCGAGTGCGTACCACCGCTGCCGGTCCTCGGCGGCGGCCTCGGCCAGTTCCGCCGGGGCCTCGATCACACCGGCCTTGCTGCCGGTGAGATCCACGTCGACACCGATCGATTCGGGTCCGGCCACCGGGGCGGCCGGTTCCCGGCCCACGATGCGGCGGACCTCGTCGTTGAGCACCGGGCCGATGAACGGGACGTCGACCAGCCCACGGGCGAACTCCTCGGCGACGATCGCGACCTCCACCCCGGAGGCGCCGTCGGACCGCAGCACCCGCCATCCGGTCGACTCGACGGTTTTCTCCAGCCGGGCGATCCGGCCCTCGTCGTCCAGTTCGTGGACCGAACCCGGCCCCAGTTCATCGGCCAGTCTGGCCGCGGCTTCCCGCAGCTGTTGCTGCTCAGCCGTCAGACGGACATCCATGCCGCTCCTTCAGCACTCGGCGCAATACCTTCCCGGACGGCAGCCGGGGTATCTCGGGGACGAACACCACCCGGCTCGGCCGCTTGTACGACGCCAGCCGCTCGCCGACCAGGGCGAGCAGTTCGTCGGCGGACACCTCGCCGCGCCGGGTGACCGCGGCGACCAACGCCTCGCCGTCGGGTGACGGCACCCCGAACACCGCGCAGTCGTCGACCGCGGGGTGTTCGTGCAGCACCGCCTCGACCTCGGCCGGGGCCACCTGGAAACCCCGCACCTTGACCATGTCCTTGGCCCGGTCGGTGAGCCGCAGCCAGCCGTCGGTGTCGAGGTAGCCGACGTCGCCGGTGCGGTACCAGCCTTCGACGAAGGCGCCGGGTTGATCGGGCAGGTAGCCGGCCATCACCGATGCCGACCGGGCCTGCACCTCGCCTTCCTCGCCGGGACCGACCGGGGCGCCGGTGTCCAGCGACACGATCCGCACCTGCACCCCGGGGACGGGCCGACCCACGGTGTCGAGGCGGCCGCCCTGCAACGGATTGCAGGCGATCACCGGCAGTTCGGTGGTGCCGTAGGCGGCGATCCAGCCCACCCCGGTGCGGGCGGTGACCGCATCGGCGACGCTCTGGGTCACCGGCGTCGCGCACCACATGATGTAGCGCAGCGACGACAGGTCGTAGGACTCCAGACCCGGGTGGCCGGCCAGCGCCAGCGCGATCGGGGCGACGGCCATCTCGATGGTGATCCGGTCCGCCTGGATGTGATGCAGCATCCGGTCGATGTCGAACCGGCGGTGCAACCGGATCCAGGTCCCGGTGTCGAGGGCCATCACGATGTTGAGCAGGCCGAGGATGTGCGACGGCGGCGTCATGATCTGCATGCGGTCCGCCGCGGTGAGGCCCAGCGCGTCCCGCCAGTGCCGCACCGCGGTGCGCAACGCCCCGTGGGTGTGACGCACCGCCTTCGGCATGCCCGTGGTGCCCGAACTGAACACGAACAGCGCGTCGGCGTCCTCCGGCGGCACCGGCCGGCCCGCTCCGTCCGGGTCTGCCGTCACCGGTTCGTCGAGGTGCAGCATCGGCATCAGGTCGGCGAGCACCGGATGGTCGCCGACGGCGTGCGACGGCGTGGTCAGAGCCAGCGCATGGTCGACCTCGGCGCGTTTCCATGCCGGGCTGAGCAGCACCGCCGCAGCGCCCAGCGACCAGATCGCCCGCAGCGCGACGACGAACTCCGGCCGGTTGGACGACATGATGGCCACCCGCGACCCCGGGCACACCCCGCGCGCCGCCAGCGCGGCGGCCGTTCCGCCGGTCAACGCGTCCAGCTCGGCGGCGCTGTAGGCGCGGTCCTCGAAGGTGAGCGCGACCCGGTCAGCCATCGACGTCCTCACCGAACACCGTCGCCTGATCCTCCCGGTCGCCCTTCTGCACCCGCGGTTTGAGAACACACTATCATTTCAGGAGAATAGTATTCTCCTAGCAACAGAACCGACATTTTGGAGGGGCCCGCATGACGGCAGAACCGTTGCCGCCGCCCGCCGACGACGCCGGCGGTGAGGTGACGATCGTTTGCAACGGCCAGACGGCCTCGGTACCCCGGATGTCCGACGAAACCCTGCTGGAGAGTGCCCGGCGGGCCGGGCTGGCACCGCCGTTCTCCTGCGAAGCCGGAAACTGCGGCACCTGCATGGCCAGACTCACCGCGGGCAGCGCCACCATGCGCGTCAACGACGCCCTCGAAGAGGACGAGGTTGCCGAGGGATACGTGCTCACCTGTCAAGCGATTCCCGATACACCGTCGGTGACGGTCTGTTACGACGACTGACGGGTCGCCCGCCGGTCCAGGGCGGGCGGTGGTAGATAGTCCGGTTCGTACCCGGTCACCTGGATCGGACTGCGCACCAACCGGAATTCGCCGGCGGTGACGACCGCCTCCGGGGTGTCGGCCAACGCCTCGGGCAGCGTGCGCACCGCGGCGGCCGGGATACCGAGTGGCCGCAGCCGTTTCTCCCACCCCAGGGCGGTGTCGGCCGCCAGCGCTCCGGTGACGACGTCGAGCACCTCGCTGCGGCGGGCGGCCCGCTCGGCCATGGTGGGGAATCCGTCGATACCGGCCTCGGCCGCGAACGTACGCCAGAACCCGTCATGGGTGATGAACAGTGCCAGATAACCGTCGGCAGTGGGAAACAGCTGTGCGGGAACGTAATACGAATGGGCCCCGTAGGGCAGCCGACGCGGCTCGACCCCGTCGTTGAGCCATGCCGAGGCGCGGTAGTTCAACTGGGAAAGCATCACGTCGCGCAGCGACACATCGACCTGACCGCCGCGGCCGGACACGATCATGGCCAACAGGCCCAGCGCCGCGGTGAGCCCGGTGGAGTTGTCCGCCGACGAGTAGCCGGGCAGGGTGGGTGGTCCGTCGGGATCCCCGGTCAGCGCGGCGATCCCGGTGGCGGCCTGGATCACGTAGTCGAACGCCGGATCGTCGCCGCCGTCCAGCCCGTACCCGGTGAGCGCCACACAGACGATGCGCTCATTGTGACGGCGCAGCGCCTCGTAGGTCAGCCCCAGCCGGCGGATCACCGAGGGCTTCATGTTGACCAGCAGCGCATGCGATTGGGCGACCAGCGCACCGAGTTCGGCCTGACCTTCAGCGGAGGTGAGGTCCAGACACACGCTGCGCTTGTTGCGGTTGAGGCTGGCGAAGTAGCTGTCACCGACCTGCCGGGAGATCTCCCCGTCGGGAGGTTCGATCTTGATGACCTCGGCCCCGAGGTCGGCCAGCATCATGGTGGCGTACGGTCCGGCCAGCATGGTGCCGACCTCCAGGATGCGGATACCCGCCAGTGGCGCAGTCGAATTCGTCATCGTGGTACTCGGCTCTTCGCGCAAGCGCTCATCGTGGTACTCGGCTCTTCGCGCAAGCGCTCATCGTGGTACTCGGCTCTTCGCGCAAGCGCTCATCGCAGATCGGCGGCGAGCTGCGCGATCACTTCACGGGTGCGGTACTTCGAGGCGACCAGCTCGTCGCGGGTCTCCCCGATCGGCAACAGCCGCACCGACAGGTCGGTCACGCCGGCGTCGGCGAACCGGCGGAACCGGGCCATGATCGCCTCCTCATCCCCCGCCGCGCACAGATCGCCGACGTCGCGGGCGTCGCCGCGTTCCAGCAACCGCTGATAGTTCGGCGACACCTCGGCCTCGCCCAGGATGCGGTTCGCCCGCTCCTTGGCGACCTCGATCTCGGAATTCGCGCACAGGCACACCGGGATACCGGCGATGATGCGCGGCGCCGGCCGGCCCGCGTTGTCGGCGGCCTTGGTGATCCGCGGTGCGATGTGTTCGCCGATCGCGCGTTCGTCGGCCATCCACAGCACCGTGCCGTCGGCCAGTTCACCGGCGATCTGCAGCATCACCGGTCCGAGCGCGGCCACCAGCACCGGCATCGGCGTGTCGTCGGTGCCGAGCACCGTCGGGTTGTGCACGGTGAAGCTGTCGTTCTCCACGTCGACCGGACCCGGGCCGGCGATCGCGGCGTTGAGCACCTCCAGGTAGTCCCGGGTGTAGG contains:
- a CDS encoding acyl-CoA dehydrogenase family protein; translated protein: MDVRLTAEQQQLREAAARLADELGPGSVHELDDEGRIARLEKTVESTGWRVLRSDGASGVEVAIVAEEFARGLVDVPFIGPVLNDEVRRIVGREPAAPVAGPESIGVDVDLTGSKAGVIEAPAELAEAAAEDRQRWYALALAVTSADILGAARGAHALAVDYAKVREQYGAPIGSYQAVAHMLAEGLALIEGSISVLRHAAWAVDELPADEAVRAGRYAKIYCARAARTVCETAIQVHGGIGNTWECLAHVFLRRVLTSTDLWPVKLEDIDLGFS
- a CDS encoding enoyl-CoA hydratase/isomerase family protein, whose product is MYDMPPEIDVRADGDIRIITLNRPDALNAVNDPLHEGLAKLWDRLSEDYDARAAVLTGAGRAFSAGGDYAYLAELGEDPRLRAKTLQHGREIVLGMTRCRVPVVAAVNGPAVGLGCSLVALSDIVYIAPDAYLADPHVQVGLVAADGGPITWPLHISLLLAKEYALTGARIPAQRAVELGLANHLSEDPVADAVAAARKMSRMPRQALEATKRLLNIHMERAVMATLDYGNTAEAQSFETEDFRNIVAGLNARRN
- a CDS encoding class I adenylate-forming enzyme family protein, translating into MADRVALTFEDRAYSAAELDALTGGTAAALAARGVCPGSRVAIMSSNRPEFVVALRAIWSLGAAAVLLSPAWKRAEVDHALALTTPSHAVGDHPVLADLMPMLHLDEPVTADPDGAGRPVPPEDADALFVFSSGTTGMPKAVRHTHGALRTAVRHWRDALGLTAADRMQIMTPPSHILGLLNIVMALDTGTWIRLHRRFDIDRMLHHIQADRITIEMAVAPIALALAGHPGLESYDLSSLRYIMWCATPVTQSVADAVTARTGVGWIAAYGTTELPVIACNPLQGGRLDTVGRPVPGVQVRIVSLDTGAPVGPGEEGEVQARSASVMAGYLPDQPGAFVEGWYRTGDVGYLDTDGWLRLTDRAKDMVKVRGFQVAPAEVEAVLHEHPAVDDCAVFGVPSPDGEALVAAVTRRGEVSADELLALVGERLASYKRPSRVVFVPEIPRLPSGKVLRRVLKERHGCPSDG
- a CDS encoding 2Fe-2S iron-sulfur cluster-binding protein, translating into MTAEPLPPPADDAGGEVTIVCNGQTASVPRMSDETLLESARRAGLAPPFSCEAGNCGTCMARLTAGSATMRVNDALEEDEVAEGYVLTCQAIPDTPSVTVCYDD
- a CDS encoding acyl-CoA dehydrogenase family protein; this translates as MDFRDSPDEAAFRQRLRNWLADNAAAFTASGDDYWAKQGEWHQALYQAGFFGTSWPKEYGGQDLPPVYDVIVDEELARAGAPPRPSLGYLVVGLGHHGSEELQQRFLPGMINGTERWCQGFSEPGAGSDLASLTTTATREGDHWVINGHKIWTSYSDVADWCLVLARTDKNVPKHKGISAFIVDMHQPGVQQRPLKMINGVTTEFGQVTFDGAVAPADQMVGEPGEGWKLAMTVVSHEREPSTLGYSARYGKLVRQMADRVEGRPPEELVWAAVEAEMLRLHVRRRLSEQLDGIQHGPQGSLDKLLMTWTEQSVGHAALAVSGTRDPEMLAAYLYSRAQSVMGGTSQIQKNIIAGRILGLTMR
- a CDS encoding LLM class F420-dependent oxidoreductase translates to MRVGVMIGAERGDMARKVRKFLEDIEWAESAGFDTAWMPQVPNDFDALTMVALMATRTDRIELGTAVVPLQAQHPIALARQALSVHAGSGGRLALGVGPSHHWIIRDMLGIPYERPAAYTRDYLEVLNAAIAGPGPVDVENDSFTVHNPTVLGTDDTPMPVLVAALGPVMLQIAGELADGTVLWMADERAIGEHIAPRITKAADNAGRPAPRIIAGIPVCLCANSEIEVAKERANRILGEAEVSPNYQRLLERGDARDVGDLCAAGDEEAIMARFRRFADAGVTDLSVRLLPIGETRDELVASKYRTREVIAQLAADLR
- a CDS encoding CaiB/BaiF CoA transferase family protein, with protein sequence MTNSTAPLAGIRILEVGTMLAGPYATMMLADLGAEVIKIEPPDGEISRQVGDSYFASLNRNKRSVCLDLTSAEGQAELGALVAQSHALLVNMKPSVIRRLGLTYEALRRHNERIVCVALTGYGLDGGDDPAFDYVIQAATGIAALTGDPDGPPTLPGYSSADNSTGLTAALGLLAMIVSGRGGQVDVSLRDVMLSQLNYRASAWLNDGVEPRRLPYGAHSYYVPAQLFPTADGYLALFITHDGFWRTFAAEAGIDGFPTMAERAARRSEVLDVVTGALAADTALGWEKRLRPLGIPAAAVRTLPEALADTPEAVVTAGEFRLVRSPIQVTGYEPDYLPPPALDRRATRQSS